A genomic stretch from Theropithecus gelada isolate Dixy chromosome 2, Tgel_1.0, whole genome shotgun sequence includes:
- the LOC112618833 gene encoding small nuclear ribonucleoprotein E, which translates to MAYRGQGQKVQKVMVQPINLIFRYLQNRSRIQVWLYEQVNMRIEGCIIGFDEYMNLVLDDAEEIHSKTKSRKQLGRIMLKGDNITLLQSVSN; encoded by the coding sequence ATGGCGTACCGTGGCCAGGGCCAGAAAGTGCAGAAGGTTATGGTGCAGCCCATCAACCTCATCTTCAGATACTTACAAAATAGATCGCGGATTCAGGTGTGGCTCTATGAGCAAGTGAATATGCGGATAGAAGGCTGTATCATTGGTTTTGATGAATATATGAACCTTGTATTAGACGATGCAGAAGAGATTCATTCTAAAACAAAGTCAAGAAAACAACTGGGTCGGATCATGCTGAAAGGAGATAATATTACTCTGCTACAAAGTGTCTCCAACTAG